In one window of uncultured Draconibacterium sp. DNA:
- the cysI gene encoding assimilatory sulfite reductase (NADPH) hemoprotein subunit, translating to MSENINWQELSEVEKLKYDSNYLRGTLTESLADPITGAISDGDTQISKFHGIYQQWDRDVDKERKRQKLEPAFSFLIRLRMPGGRFTPKQWLAMDELSEKYANGTLKLTTRQTFQLHGVLKRNLKATIKGMNDSLMDTIAACGDVNRNVMSHANPAQSPFHAEVIETAKNISEHLLPKTGAYHEIWLDKKLVADSKEEVEPLYGNRYLPRKFKIGIVIPPHNDCDVFSQDLGFIAIIENGKIVGYNVAVGGGLGTTFGKPETYPRTGTVIGFCTPDQIIDVAEKVVLVQRDNGNRKDRKQARLKYTIDRMGVEEFVAELIKYLGYELEPERAYTLERNGDDFGWIKGSDKKWHLTYFVEGGRVLDRGEYKLKTALREISKVIDGDIILTGNQNLIISGVSTKVKNQVDALLKTYGVSPEDISGLRKNSIACVALPTCPLAFAEAERYLPDLVSKIESILDEHQLGKEEIVIRMTGCPNGCGRPYLAEIGLIGKSPGYYNLYLGGSFNGSRLNTLYKQTINEEEILNELRPIIADFAATREDGEHFGDFVLRKNYVEEIKEGRDFKH from the coding sequence ATGAGTGAAAATATTAACTGGCAGGAGCTTTCAGAAGTTGAAAAGCTCAAATACGATAGTAATTATCTACGTGGAACTTTGACTGAAAGTCTGGCCGACCCGATTACCGGGGCCATTTCGGACGGAGATACCCAAATCTCTAAATTCCATGGTATTTATCAGCAGTGGGACCGTGATGTAGACAAAGAGCGAAAAAGGCAAAAGCTGGAGCCTGCCTTTTCATTTCTGATACGGCTGCGCATGCCCGGCGGAAGATTTACGCCAAAGCAGTGGCTGGCAATGGACGAGCTGTCGGAGAAATATGCCAATGGTACGTTGAAATTGACTACAAGACAAACATTTCAGTTGCATGGTGTGCTGAAACGAAACCTGAAGGCTACCATTAAAGGGATGAACGACAGTCTGATGGATACCATCGCGGCTTGTGGCGACGTAAACCGTAATGTGATGAGCCACGCTAATCCGGCGCAGTCGCCGTTTCATGCTGAAGTAATTGAAACAGCTAAAAATATCAGCGAGCATCTTTTGCCAAAAACAGGTGCTTATCACGAAATATGGCTGGATAAAAAACTGGTTGCCGACAGTAAAGAGGAGGTTGAGCCTTTGTACGGAAATCGTTACCTGCCGCGTAAGTTTAAGATTGGGATTGTAATTCCACCACATAACGATTGTGATGTTTTTTCGCAGGATCTGGGTTTTATCGCCATAATTGAAAACGGAAAAATTGTTGGCTACAATGTTGCTGTTGGCGGTGGTTTGGGAACCACTTTTGGGAAACCCGAAACGTATCCCAGAACCGGAACTGTAATTGGCTTTTGTACTCCCGATCAGATTATTGACGTAGCCGAAAAAGTAGTACTCGTACAACGCGATAACGGTAATAGAAAAGACCGGAAACAGGCCCGTTTGAAATACACCATCGACCGAATGGGAGTGGAGGAATTCGTAGCAGAACTTATCAAATATCTGGGGTATGAACTGGAGCCGGAACGCGCATACACTTTAGAGCGAAACGGTGATGATTTTGGCTGGATAAAAGGTAGTGACAAAAAGTGGCACCTCACTTATTTTGTTGAAGGTGGCCGTGTACTCGACCGGGGAGAATACAAACTAAAAACTGCCCTTCGTGAGATATCAAAAGTAATTGACGGCGATATTATTCTTACCGGAAATCAGAACCTGATCATCTCGGGAGTAAGCACAAAAGTGAAAAACCAGGTTGATGCCTTGCTAAAAACCTATGGTGTATCTCCCGAAGATATCTCCGGTTTACGAAAGAATTCCATTGCTTGCGTTGCTTTACCGACTTGCCCGCTGGCCTTTGCGGAAGCCGAACGTTACCTACCTGATTTGGTATCGAAAATTGAATCGATACTGGATGAACATCAGCTGGGCAAAGAAGAAATTGTAATCCGTATGACCGGCTGCCCGAATGGTTGCGGACGACCTTACCTGGCCGAAATTGGCCTGATCGGTAAATCGCCGGGCTACTACAACTTATACCTTGGTGGAAGTTTTAACGGATCGCGTTTGAATACGCTTTACAAACAAACCATCAACGAGGAAGAGATACTGAACGAGCTGCGTCCGATAATTGCTGATTTTGCAGCAACCCGCGAGGATGGAGAGCATTTTGGCGACTTTGTTCTCCGCAAAAATTATGTGGAGGAAATAAAAGAAGGTCGGGATTTTAAGCACTAA
- the hemL gene encoding glutamate-1-semialdehyde 2,1-aminomutase — MQFSKSIEAFKQAQQSIPGGVNSPVRAFKSVNLNPVFIDNAIGSKVVDLDGNQYTDFVSSWGPLIFGHAHPEIVSAINEAAQKGTSYGAPTLYETEMAELIVEMVPSIEKVRMVNSGTEATMSAIRLARGYTGREKIVKFVGNYHGHGDSFLIKAGSGAITLGLPDSPGVTAGNAKDTLLANYNDLASVEQLFKEDGENIAAIIVEPVAGNMGVVLPEKGFLEGLREIATKNGALLIFDEVITGFRLAKGGAQEFFNVMPDITTLGKIIGGGLPVGAYGGKKEIMDQLAPNGPIYQAGTLSGNPLAMAAGSTMLKLILNTADFYPELERKAKKLEEGIRNNLKETGINAVLNRVGSMMTLFFTNEEKVSSYDEAMSANTTRYAEYFKLSLESGMYIAPSQFECLFVSYAHTDEDIDNIISANLNALKQLA, encoded by the coding sequence ATGCAGTTTTCAAAAAGTATAGAAGCATTTAAACAAGCTCAGCAAAGTATTCCGGGAGGTGTGAATTCACCGGTTCGGGCTTTTAAAAGTGTTAATTTAAATCCGGTATTTATCGACAATGCCATAGGGTCAAAAGTTGTTGATCTCGACGGTAATCAGTACACTGATTTTGTATCGTCGTGGGGACCACTTATCTTTGGTCACGCCCACCCTGAAATCGTGTCGGCTATTAACGAAGCCGCACAAAAAGGAACCAGTTACGGTGCTCCTACTTTATACGAAACCGAAATGGCAGAACTGATCGTTGAAATGGTGCCATCGATAGAAAAAGTGCGTATGGTGAACTCGGGAACGGAAGCCACCATGAGTGCCATCCGTTTGGCTCGTGGTTATACAGGTCGGGAGAAAATTGTAAAGTTCGTGGGTAATTATCACGGACATGGCGACAGCTTCCTCATCAAAGCGGGTTCCGGAGCTATAACTTTAGGTTTGCCTGACAGCCCGGGAGTAACTGCCGGCAATGCAAAAGATACTTTACTGGCCAATTATAACGATCTGGCTTCGGTAGAACAACTTTTTAAAGAAGACGGAGAAAATATTGCCGCAATTATTGTTGAGCCGGTTGCCGGAAACATGGGTGTTGTTCTTCCTGAAAAAGGATTTTTGGAAGGTCTACGCGAAATTGCCACTAAGAATGGCGCATTGCTAATTTTTGACGAGGTGATCACCGGTTTCCGTCTGGCAAAAGGTGGTGCACAGGAATTCTTTAACGTAATGCCTGACATTACCACTCTGGGAAAAATTATTGGCGGAGGCTTGCCGGTTGGTGCTTATGGTGGTAAAAAAGAGATTATGGATCAACTGGCGCCAAACGGCCCGATTTACCAGGCAGGAACGCTGTCAGGAAATCCATTGGCAATGGCTGCCGGAAGCACAATGCTGAAATTGATCCTGAACACTGCGGACTTCTACCCTGAATTGGAGCGAAAAGCGAAAAAGCTGGAAGAAGGAATTCGCAACAACCTCAAAGAAACAGGTATTAATGCGGTATTGAATCGCGTTGGCTCAATGATGACATTGTTTTTCACCAACGAAGAGAAAGTGAGCTCATACGACGAGGCAATGAGTGCAAATACGACACGTTATGCTGAATATTTCAAACTCTCGCTGGAGAGCGGTATGTACATCGCGCCGTCGCAATTTGAGTGTTTGTTTGTTTCGTATGCTCACACCGACGAAGACATTGACAACATCATCAGTGCCAATTTAAACGCCTTAAAACAATTAGCTTAG
- the hemA gene encoding glutamyl-tRNA reductase, protein MIGLLGLNHKTAPIKVREKFVFCEEDVKRFVPQLIDAGINGAIVVSTCNRTEIYFDYPEKDIFDCTSTLAKMLFDWRKADKSVGAHFYHKFQDEASQHLFRVASGLDSMALGEYQIVGQLKDAFAIADKYELHTPTLIRLFNKAFEAGKKVRTETALSKGAVSISYAAVELANKKLHNLSSHPTLFLGAGQTGELTLQNMLKKGCNKFTIINRTAEKAEELAKRYEGVAKEFSELQNELVYNDIVITSTASKKPLITKEMVEQAMIERQNKPMFFVDLSVPHNVAPDVAEIQNVFVIDVDDLHAVVERTFGKRRGEIEKAEKIIAEFVSDFSDWQFTRNLTPTFQNISDNFRKINEAELEGFIKRQSKDNTEEASMYADHITNKFIRLMIKNVKSITDNGRKKEYIELVNDLFKIAP, encoded by the coding sequence ATGATAGGATTACTTGGATTAAACCACAAAACTGCTCCGATAAAAGTTCGCGAAAAATTCGTGTTTTGCGAAGAAGATGTGAAGCGTTTTGTGCCGCAATTAATCGATGCAGGAATAAACGGTGCAATCGTTGTTTCGACATGCAACCGGACCGAAATATATTTTGACTACCCGGAAAAAGACATTTTTGATTGTACATCAACATTGGCAAAAATGCTTTTTGATTGGAGAAAAGCGGATAAAAGTGTGGGGGCACATTTTTACCACAAATTCCAGGACGAAGCTTCGCAACATTTATTTCGTGTAGCATCGGGCCTCGACTCGATGGCGCTGGGAGAATACCAGATTGTTGGCCAGTTGAAAGATGCTTTTGCCATTGCCGACAAATATGAGCTGCACACCCCAACGCTAATTCGCCTGTTTAACAAAGCTTTTGAGGCCGGAAAAAAAGTAAGAACAGAAACCGCACTCTCAAAAGGAGCCGTTTCAATTAGCTACGCTGCCGTTGAACTGGCTAACAAAAAACTGCACAATCTTAGTTCTCACCCAACACTATTCCTTGGAGCTGGACAGACAGGAGAACTCACACTGCAAAACATGCTGAAAAAAGGTTGCAACAAGTTCACCATTATTAACCGTACTGCAGAAAAAGCAGAAGAATTGGCGAAACGCTACGAAGGTGTGGCAAAAGAATTTTCGGAACTGCAAAATGAGTTGGTTTACAACGATATTGTAATTACATCAACCGCATCGAAAAAGCCACTTATTACAAAAGAAATGGTGGAACAGGCAATGATTGAACGCCAAAATAAACCAATGTTTTTTGTCGACCTTTCGGTACCACATAACGTTGCACCGGATGTAGCGGAAATACAAAATGTTTTTGTTATCGATGTTGATGATTTGCATGCAGTAGTAGAGCGAACTTTTGGCAAACGCAGGGGTGAGATTGAAAAAGCTGAAAAAATTATTGCCGAGTTTGTAAGTGATTTTAGCGACTGGCAATTTACCCGTAATCTGACTCCGACTTTTCAAAATATCAGCGATAATTTCAGGAAAATAAATGAAGCCGAACTCGAAGGTTTTATTAAACGCCAGTCGAAAGACAACACAGAAGAAGCGTCGATGTATGCCGATCATATTACCAATAAATTTATTCGCCTGATGATCAAAAACGTAAAATCGATTACCGATAACGGGCGCAAAAAAGAATACATCGAACTCGTTAACGACCTGTTCAAGATTGCTCCATGA
- the hemE gene encoding uroporphyrinogen decarboxylase, translated as MEKGIFIKTLKGEKTERPPVWFMRQAGRVLPSYLEMRKQYSFKELMRDPELAAKVTLLPVHDLGVDAAILFSDILVIPEAMGMELTFTDSGPRFATALKDLDDPMSLINPDATKLEYIYDVIDKIQETKPKDFPLIGFCGAPFTTLCYMVQGLGTNHTFPDAVSLLYKDKKLAKQLLGAITELSIKYALNQVKHGVAAFQIFETHAGLIPADLYMEFIMPFVRKISAAVMKTGTPTIFLPKGLGTGLKQLQPGDADFISVDWQVPMKEAREMIPADMGVQGNLDPRILFANQEVIEAKLQEYLSFGAEQDKWIFNVGHGFVPGIPVENAKFVVDWIKSANWNK; from the coding sequence ATGGAAAAAGGAATCTTTATAAAAACACTAAAAGGCGAGAAAACGGAACGTCCACCGGTGTGGTTTATGCGTCAGGCGGGAAGAGTTTTGCCGTCGTATCTTGAAATGCGCAAACAGTATAGTTTTAAAGAGCTGATGCGCGATCCGGAACTGGCAGCAAAAGTAACATTGTTACCTGTACACGATTTGGGTGTTGACGCAGCTATTCTTTTTTCCGATATCCTTGTAATTCCCGAGGCAATGGGAATGGAATTAACGTTCACCGATTCGGGTCCACGATTTGCAACGGCATTAAAAGATCTGGACGACCCGATGTCACTCATCAATCCGGACGCTACAAAGCTGGAATACATTTACGATGTAATCGATAAAATTCAGGAAACCAAACCAAAGGATTTCCCATTGATCGGTTTCTGCGGAGCTCCGTTTACTACACTGTGTTACATGGTGCAGGGATTGGGAACAAATCATACTTTCCCCGATGCGGTTTCCCTACTTTATAAAGATAAAAAACTGGCCAAACAACTGCTGGGAGCCATTACTGAGCTATCGATTAAGTATGCGCTGAACCAGGTAAAACATGGCGTCGCAGCTTTTCAGATCTTTGAGACGCACGCCGGACTTATTCCTGCTGACTTGTACATGGAATTTATTATGCCGTTTGTTCGAAAAATATCAGCGGCAGTAATGAAAACAGGCACGCCAACCATTTTCTTACCAAAAGGTTTGGGAACCGGATTAAAACAGTTGCAACCCGGCGATGCCGACTTTATCAGTGTCGACTGGCAGGTGCCAATGAAAGAAGCACGCGAAATGATACCGGCAGACATGGGTGTTCAGGGAAATCTTGATCCGCGTATATTATTTGCCAACCAGGAAGTAATTGAAGCTAAATTGCAGGAATACCTTTCGTTTGGAGCTGAACAAGACAAATGGATTTTTAATGTAGGACACGGATTTGTTCCCGGCATTCCGGTTGAAAATGCTAAATTCGTTGTCGACTGGATAAAGAGTGCAAATTGGAACAAATGA
- the hemC gene encoding hydroxymethylbilane synthase: MKNTIRIGTRGSKLALYQAYRVKDELEQKFPEKQFEIVVIKTKGDKILDVPLSKIGDKGLFTKELEVAMFNDEIDMAVHSLKDLPTIFPEGTKLGAVLERGTVNDALVSKNHLKLSELTSEHTIATSSLRRKAQLLRLNPDFNIVEIRGNVNTRIRKMNEGYCDAMIMAGAGLQRLEMNEAITEILDTETMIPACGQGAIAIEIKDNDPEIETIIAQINHKETMITSSAERVFLNTLEGGCQIPVGSTCKIEGNQVKITGFVASINGSKFLKETATGPVGNANVLAKELANKLFNAGGKEILDAIRDENLPSSQTALPLKDKVIISTRPADIHDDLPDLLTKAGASVVSLPMIQIEQTQLSTVEEQSLQNIDQFQWVIFTSKNGVVSFFKQLIELKGNTTLPNNLKIAVIGKNTAAELDYYGYAPYFTANENSSDGLLKELKEKHNLQNQNILLALGNLAGDKLETELSKANSITRVNTYQTVKPSGADSKILDAISNDRYDLIVFTSPSTFNNFCHFYGTENISEVKMASIGETTSEAIHQGGTEPLITAENSNAEGLYKAIIDYYQTK, translated from the coding sequence GTGAAAAATACGATTCGCATTGGCACTCGAGGCAGCAAGCTTGCCTTATATCAGGCTTATAGGGTAAAAGACGAACTGGAACAAAAATTCCCTGAAAAGCAATTTGAGATTGTCGTTATAAAAACAAAAGGCGACAAGATTCTGGATGTCCCGCTGTCAAAAATCGGCGATAAAGGACTATTTACCAAAGAGCTGGAAGTAGCCATGTTCAACGACGAGATCGACATGGCGGTACATAGCTTAAAAGACCTGCCCACTATTTTTCCTGAAGGAACAAAACTGGGTGCAGTTCTGGAAAGAGGCACCGTTAACGATGCATTGGTCAGCAAAAATCATTTAAAACTTTCGGAACTGACTTCGGAGCACACAATAGCAACGTCAAGTTTACGACGCAAAGCACAATTGCTACGCTTGAATCCGGATTTTAATATTGTTGAAATCAGAGGAAATGTAAATACGCGCATCCGCAAAATGAATGAAGGTTACTGCGATGCAATGATCATGGCAGGAGCCGGATTGCAACGTTTGGAAATGAATGAAGCGATCACCGAAATTCTGGACACAGAAACCATGATACCGGCCTGTGGACAAGGTGCCATCGCCATCGAAATAAAAGACAACGATCCGGAAATTGAAACCATCATCGCACAGATTAATCACAAGGAAACGATGATAACAAGCTCGGCAGAACGTGTGTTTCTGAACACTTTGGAAGGCGGTTGCCAGATTCCTGTTGGAAGCACTTGCAAAATTGAAGGCAATCAGGTAAAAATAACCGGCTTTGTTGCTAGTATCAACGGAAGTAAATTTCTGAAAGAGACCGCAACCGGACCGGTAGGAAATGCCAATGTTCTTGCAAAAGAATTGGCGAACAAATTATTTAATGCCGGCGGAAAAGAAATTCTTGATGCGATTAGAGACGAAAATTTACCTTCTTCACAAACAGCACTTCCTTTAAAAGATAAGGTGATTATTTCTACACGTCCGGCAGATATTCACGATGATCTTCCCGATCTGCTAACAAAAGCAGGTGCATCGGTAGTTTCGTTGCCAATGATTCAAATTGAGCAGACACAACTTAGTACTGTAGAAGAACAATCTTTACAAAATATCGATCAGTTTCAGTGGGTAATTTTCACCAGCAAAAATGGTGTTGTAAGTTTCTTTAAACAGCTGATTGAACTGAAAGGCAACACTACTTTACCCAACAATTTAAAGATTGCCGTAATCGGTAAAAACACCGCAGCCGAATTGGATTATTACGGTTATGCACCTTATTTTACTGCCAATGAAAACTCATCCGACGGCTTGTTAAAAGAACTGAAAGAAAAACACAATCTGCAAAACCAAAATATTCTGCTGGCGCTCGGAAACCTGGCTGGTGATAAACTGGAGACAGAATTGTCGAAAGCAAATTCGATTACCCGTGTAAATACTTACCAAACGGTAAAACCATCGGGAGCTGATTCAAAAATTTTGGATGCGATTTCGAATGATAGGTACGATCTGATCGTATTTACAAGTCCATCCACTTTTAACAATTTCTGCCACTTTTATGGCACCGAAAACATTTCAGAAGTAAAAATGGCCAGCATTGGTGAAACAACTTCGGAGGCCATTCACCAAGGTGGCACCGAGCCACTGATTACTGCAGAAAATTCGAATGCGGAAGGACTTTACAAAGCTATAATCGACTATTATCAAACAAAATAA
- the hemB gene encoding porphobilinogen synthase: protein MLFPETRLRRLRYNSVLRDMVTETKLSVDDLVMPLFVCAGTNVRNPISSMPGNFQLSVENLVEECKNVAAAGVKAVLLFGIPAEKDEDGTVACQHNGIVQQAIRAIKAELPNLYIIADVCNCEYTTHGHCGTIIDGDVDNDTTLETLAAQSVSLAEAGADMIAPSDMMDGRVGRIREALDENKFEKIPIMAYSAKYASGFYGPFREAAESAPKFGNRATYQMNPANSDEAMREVELDIAEGADVVMVKPALSFLDIIYRVKTEFKMPTAAYNVSGEFSMLKAAEEKDWIDGPRVMMEILTSIKRAGADIIITYSAVDAAKILNGIKG, encoded by the coding sequence ATGCTATTTCCTGAAACAAGATTAAGAAGATTAAGATATAATTCGGTTTTACGCGACATGGTAACCGAAACAAAACTTTCTGTTGACGATTTGGTAATGCCACTTTTTGTTTGTGCCGGGACCAACGTGCGCAACCCAATCAGTTCGATGCCGGGCAACTTTCAATTGTCGGTGGAGAACCTGGTTGAGGAATGTAAAAATGTTGCTGCAGCAGGCGTAAAAGCCGTTCTTTTGTTTGGTATTCCTGCCGAAAAAGACGAAGACGGAACAGTTGCCTGTCAGCACAACGGCATTGTACAGCAAGCCATTCGTGCCATAAAAGCAGAACTTCCCAATTTGTACATTATTGCCGATGTGTGTAACTGCGAATACACTACGCACGGACATTGCGGAACTATAATTGACGGCGATGTGGATAACGACACCACGCTTGAAACACTGGCCGCGCAGTCAGTTTCGCTGGCCGAAGCCGGTGCCGATATGATCGCGCCGAGCGATATGATGGACGGACGTGTAGGACGAATCCGTGAGGCATTGGACGAAAATAAATTCGAGAAAATTCCGATCATGGCTTATTCGGCAAAATATGCATCGGGTTTTTACGGGCCATTCCGTGAAGCTGCCGAAAGTGCACCAAAATTTGGCAACCGCGCCACTTACCAAATGAACCCGGCTAATTCAGACGAAGCCATGCGCGAGGTAGAACTCGACATTGCTGAAGGTGCCGATGTTGTTATGGTTAAACCGGCGCTCTCGTTCCTCGATATTATCTACCGTGTAAAAACAGAATTCAAAATGCCAACAGCAGCCTATAATGTTAGTGGCGAATTCTCGATGCTAAAAGCAGCTGAAGAGAAAGATTGGATCGATGGGCCGCGCGTAATGATGGAAATTCTTACCTCAATTAAAAGAGCCGGTGCCGATATTATTATTACGTATTCAGCTGTTGATGCAGCGAAAATTTTGAATGGAATAAAAGGATAG
- a CDS encoding HAMP domain-containing sensor histidine kinase: protein MKLLTKISLNFLSISLFIFLVGLIAFYFLLRQQVNQNINVELQKRQTSIQNELKSAHSTTTTPTDFEKKVEITPIPANQNPNEGYSDTLIVNNETGAYTAYRQLQFVSEIGGQKYLVKIFKSHAETDNLMVRIILSMTLLVVALILGLLILNRHISQKTLKSFYDTINKIKKYDLNTHEDFQLKESDIEEFNELNKVLTSMTGRIKDDYFNLKEYTENASHELQTPIAVIISKMELLLQSDCMQEKELKTISDAYEASTKLSRLTNTLLLLSKIGNRQFPEVKKVDLTQIIDTQLSFLEDVIASKKISVESPDKGYFVEMNPYLADILIANLLKNAIRHNHKNGSISITTREKQLTIANSGEKIQGTADDIFKRFYKSSSSDSSVGLGLAIVQKICEVSGFKALYSYENNLHNFSIIFHPETNNFEA from the coding sequence ATGAAACTACTCACCAAAATAAGTCTCAATTTCCTCTCCATTTCACTTTTCATTTTTCTGGTAGGGCTTATCGCTTTTTATTTTTTACTCCGACAACAAGTAAACCAAAACATAAATGTTGAGTTGCAAAAACGGCAAACCAGTATACAGAATGAATTAAAATCGGCACACTCAACTACAACGACACCAACCGATTTTGAAAAAAAAGTCGAAATAACTCCCATTCCCGCTAATCAAAATCCGAATGAGGGTTATTCCGATACGCTTATTGTGAACAACGAAACAGGCGCTTACACTGCTTACCGTCAACTACAGTTTGTTTCGGAGATTGGCGGGCAAAAATACCTGGTAAAGATCTTCAAATCGCACGCTGAAACCGACAACCTGATGGTTCGTATTATTTTATCGATGACACTGCTGGTTGTTGCCCTTATTTTAGGTTTGCTGATATTGAACCGGCACATTTCGCAAAAAACACTAAAATCGTTTTACGACACCATCAACAAAATCAAAAAATACGACCTGAACACCCACGAAGATTTTCAGTTGAAAGAAAGCGATATCGAGGAATTTAATGAGCTAAACAAGGTTTTGACTTCGATGACCGGGCGTATAAAAGACGACTATTTCAACCTGAAAGAATACACCGAAAATGCCTCGCACGAGCTGCAAACACCAATTGCCGTAATTATTTCGAAAATGGAGCTTTTGCTACAGTCTGATTGTATGCAGGAGAAAGAGCTAAAAACCATTAGCGATGCCTATGAAGCGTCCACCAAACTTTCTCGTCTAACGAATACTTTGTTGCTTCTTTCAAAGATTGGAAATCGTCAATTTCCTGAAGTGAAAAAGGTCGACTTAACACAAATCATCGACACACAGCTTTCATTCCTCGAGGACGTTATCGCAAGCAAAAAGATTTCGGTGGAAAGTCCGGACAAAGGATATTTTGTTGAAATGAATCCGTACCTGGCAGACATCCTGATTGCCAATCTGTTAAAAAATGCCATCCGCCACAATCACAAAAACGGTTCTATTTCAATAACGACTAGAGAAAAGCAGCTAACAATTGCCAACAGCGGCGAAAAAATTCAGGGAACTGCCGACGATATTTTTAAACGATTTTACAAATCATCATCATCCGACAGCTCGGTTGGATTGGGTCTTGCCATCGTTCAGAAAATATGCGAAGTATCGGGTTTTAAGGCCCTTTATTCTTATGAGAATAACCTGCACAATTTCAGCATCATTTTTCATCCGGAAACAAACAATTTTGAAGCCTGA
- the cobA gene encoding uroporphyrinogen-III C-methyltransferase: MEQLGKVYIVGAGPGPADLLTVKAHNCIKDADVILYDALISRDVRALFPENAELVFVGKRAGDGVDVTERQNSIHQKIEKHAKLGKVVVRVKSGDPMIFSRGAEETSFLQEKNIPFEVVPGISAFNAASAEFGVPLTDRRGSNSLHLLSGRDVAGKLLSVKQLVSILENRGTAVIYMGTKVLEEIYEALDTVHRECIQTTIVSRSGRWDAQKFKGTLEEMVALNSETPVKTPALIYLRMEC; encoded by the coding sequence ATGGAACAGTTGGGGAAAGTATATATAGTAGGAGCGGGCCCCGGACCGGCAGATTTACTCACCGTAAAAGCGCATAATTGTATTAAAGATGCAGATGTGATTTTGTACGATGCGTTGATATCGCGCGATGTTCGGGCGCTTTTTCCGGAGAATGCAGAACTTGTTTTTGTGGGTAAACGTGCCGGCGATGGCGTTGACGTAACAGAACGGCAAAACTCAATCCATCAAAAAATTGAAAAGCATGCTAAGCTGGGCAAAGTGGTGGTGCGCGTAAAATCGGGTGATCCGATGATCTTTAGTCGGGGAGCAGAAGAAACTTCATTCCTGCAGGAAAAGAATATTCCTTTTGAAGTGGTGCCGGGAATTTCTGCGTTTAATGCGGCATCGGCAGAATTTGGTGTTCCGTTAACCGACCGGCGGGGAAGCAACTCATTGCACCTTCTTTCCGGGCGCGATGTGGCCGGGAAACTTCTTAGTGTAAAACAGTTGGTAAGTATTCTGGAGAACCGGGGAACTGCCGTAATTTACATGGGTACAAAAGTGCTGGAGGAAATTTACGAGGCGCTGGATACCGTTCATCGCGAGTGTATTCAGACTACCATTGTGTCGCGTTCTGGCCGCTGGGATGCCCAAAAATTTAAAGGAACATTGGAAGAAATGGTTGCGTTGAATAGTGAGACGCCTGTAAAAACTCCGGCTTTGATTTATCTACGAATGGAATGTTAG
- a CDS encoding response regulator transcription factor: MKILIIEDEIALSDAIFQYLTEEGYVCETAYDYNTAAEHIEIHFYDCILVDINLPGGSGLDLIRQVKKDNKKMGIIIISARDSVENRIEGLEIGADNYLTKPFHLAELNAHLKSINRRINFDGDNHILINEIKILPDSHQVFVNDNELQLTKKEYELLQFFVANKNKVITKTGLAQHLWGDYMDIADSYDFIYGHIKNLRKKLIKKGCTDYIKTIYGVGYKFDTEQ; encoded by the coding sequence ATGAAGATTCTTATTATAGAAGACGAAATAGCTCTATCCGACGCCATTTTTCAGTACCTGACCGAAGAAGGTTATGTATGCGAAACAGCCTACGATTACAATACGGCGGCCGAACATATTGAAATCCATTTTTACGATTGCATCTTGGTAGATATTAATTTGCCGGGCGGCAGCGGTCTCGATCTCATCCGGCAGGTAAAAAAGGACAATAAAAAAATGGGGATCATTATTATTTCGGCACGCGATTCGGTGGAAAACAGAATTGAAGGGCTTGAAATTGGTGCTGATAATTACCTCACAAAACCTTTTCACCTGGCCGAATTAAATGCCCACCTGAAATCGATTAACCGGCGGATAAATTTCGATGGTGACAATCATATTCTCATTAACGAAATAAAAATCCTCCCCGACTCGCACCAGGTTTTTGTAAACGACAACGAGCTGCAACTCACAAAGAAAGAGTACGAACTGCTCCAGTTTTTTGTGGCCAACAAAAACAAGGTGATCACCAAAACCGGATTGGCACAGCATCTTTGGGGCGATTATATGGACATTGCCGATTCGTATGATTTTATTTACGGACACATAAAAAACCTGCGCAAAAAACTGATAAAAAAAGGATGCACCGATTATATAAAAACCATTTACGGCGTTGGATATAAATTCGATACAGAACAATGA